CGTAAAAAATGACTCAGCTCTGTAAACTTGGCGATGCGTTCCTCACGTGTAAAAGATGCGTTAGCCCCACTGGTAGACGGGACGACAAACACATAGCTGCCAGACCATTCTTCTGTTCCAAAGTACCTGATTGGTTGCAGCCCCAGTGAAATTGCCTCTTTCTTTTGGCCAGTCGCGTGACGAAAAGCAGTAATACCGTTAAAACAAATGACACGAGGCCGGTAAGTCTGGATCATTTGGACGAACAGCTCTGTACCTGCGGCGTAATCCTCGTTGCGTAGGTCTGTTGCGGAGCGGGTAGGACGTGAGACCAGATCGGTAATGCCATAGTTGTAGTCTAAGAGGGTAGCCGTTTCCTCTGGCAAGAGCTTGTGAGGTGTCAGGCCGCCTTCGTACAATCCGCGCCAAAACAGGTTGGCTGGATTGGCGTAGTGGAAACCCGTTGTAGCCGATATACGTCCTGGATTGATACCGCAAAATAAAACCGCCAAATCACGGCGAATGTATGTGGGCAACCATTTTTCTGTGAACTCGACCAAAGCGAACCCCTCCTGTTTACCACATTGTAGCACATCAGTGAGCGCTTTCAGAAAGAAGCAAAAAAAGCTGCCGGACTCGGCAGCTTCAAGCTATATAGGCTCAAGTATTGGATCTTATAACTGGGGAAGCGGATACGGCAGCACTTGCTGTGGCTCATTGAACGTGAATTGCTCCATTTCATTCCGGACGTATCTTTTCGTCTCGAATGGAACGACTTCTTGTTCTTCATTCCCCCACAACCAATTCGACAGCATTTGTATCATAAGGATACCCTCCACTTTGTGGAAATGTTTTACATGTTCATCATACTCCAGTTGAGGGCAGTTTTGGTTGGGTAGGTGTGAATAAGGCGTGAAGAAATGGTGGATAGAAAGTGAACAAAAATGAAGCGGTTTCACAGGGCTTCGCAAAAAAGCGAAAAGAAATCCGCCTGTACGAGCGGACTCTTTTCGCTTTTTTGCCATGTCATTTCTATGGATTGGTGGACCACAGTCCAGCAGATTTCACAAAAATACGTTTGTTCAGCTTCAGCTGGCTAACCACGAACTCAGCAATATCCTCAGGCTGCATCGTATTCTCAGGATTTCCGTC
The window above is part of the Brevibacillus brevis NBRC 100599 genome. Proteins encoded here:
- a CDS encoding mismatch-specific DNA-glycosylase translates to MVEFTEKWLPTYIRRDLAVLFCGINPGRISATTGFHYANPANLFWRGLYEGGLTPHKLLPEETATLLDYNYGITDLVSRPTRSATDLRNEDYAAGTELFVQMIQTYRPRVICFNGITAFRHATGQKKEAISLGLQPIRYFGTEEWSGSYVFVVPSTSGANASFTREERIAKFTELSHFLREMNWHPLPSPAK